One Nostocoides sp. HKS02 genomic window carries:
- a CDS encoding zinc-binding alcohol dehydrogenase, with translation MGTDASAFWLREPGVGEIRQVTVPEPGPGEVLVRALRSGVSRGTETLVFRGGVPTSQYAAMRAPFQEGDFPGPVKYGYLSVGVVEHGPAHLQGRTVFCLYPHQSAYVVPERAVALVPDDVPPARAVLAGTVETAVNAVWDAAPLLGDRVAVVGAGMVGCSVARLLARFPAVEVTLVDTEPTRADVAAQLGAQFALPPDAPVDCDLVVHTSGTSAGLQRSLDLLRPDGTVIDLSWYGEAQVTLSLGGAFHSQRLGIRASQVGAVSPARRDRHTPGTRLALALDLLRDPAFDALLSGETPLEHLPQLMAGLSDGRTPGLCHTITYGSG, from the coding sequence GTGGGCACCGACGCATCGGCATTCTGGCTGCGCGAACCCGGCGTCGGCGAGATCCGCCAGGTGACCGTCCCCGAGCCGGGGCCGGGCGAGGTCCTCGTGCGCGCGCTGCGCTCAGGCGTGAGTCGGGGTACCGAGACCCTGGTGTTCCGTGGTGGCGTGCCGACGAGCCAGTATGCCGCGATGCGGGCGCCGTTCCAGGAGGGCGACTTCCCGGGCCCGGTCAAGTACGGCTACCTCAGCGTCGGGGTCGTCGAGCACGGCCCCGCCCACCTTCAGGGTCGCACCGTCTTCTGCCTGTACCCCCACCAGAGCGCGTACGTGGTCCCCGAGCGCGCCGTCGCGCTGGTGCCGGACGACGTGCCGCCAGCTCGAGCCGTGCTCGCGGGCACGGTGGAGACTGCGGTCAACGCCGTCTGGGATGCCGCGCCGTTGCTCGGCGACCGGGTCGCAGTGGTCGGTGCGGGCATGGTCGGGTGCTCCGTCGCCCGCCTGCTGGCGCGCTTTCCGGCGGTGGAGGTCACCCTGGTCGACACCGAGCCGACCCGAGCCGACGTGGCAGCGCAGCTGGGCGCGCAGTTCGCGCTGCCCCCCGATGCCCCGGTCGACTGTGACCTGGTCGTGCACACCAGCGGAACCTCGGCGGGCCTGCAGCGCTCGCTCGACCTGTTGCGCCCCGACGGCACGGTGATCGACCTGAGCTGGTACGGCGAGGCGCAGGTGACGCTGTCGCTCGGCGGCGCCTTCCACTCCCAGCGACTCGGCATCCGCGCGAGCCAGGTCGGTGCGGTCTCCCCCGCTCGGCGCGACCGCCACACCCCGGGCACGCGCCTGGCTCTCGCCCTCGACCTGCTGCGCGACCCGGCCTTCGACGCGCTCCTCAGCGGGGAGACCCCCCTGGAGCACCTGCCCCAGCTCATGGCCGGGCTCAGCGACGGGCGGACTCCGGGCCTCTGCCACACCATCACGTACGGATCGGGGTAA
- a CDS encoding CDP-alcohol phosphatidyltransferase family protein: MPRLSRPIVVPVDTEELCIRFNAAPLSGLAGPLSGLVAPLVGQLALLGVVDLAVGLDGRGWWVGVDGALGVTILVARAQATASMPRLGPADRVTLTRAGLAMAVAALAAGSKSAELRPSARALLVSVCAVALVLDGVDGAVARRTGTATPLGARFDLEVDAFLILVLSTLVARTSGSWVLLIGTARYLFVVAGWGLPWMRRTLAPRFWRKVVAATQGVVLTAATAQVGPPWLTTLALLAALGLLAESFGRDTWWLWVRRDPEPHPAARQVGQPDAALIPSGDGDA; the protein is encoded by the coding sequence GTGCCTCGGCTGTCTCGTCCCATCGTCGTACCCGTAGACACGGAGGAACTGTGCATTCGGTTCAACGCGGCCCCCCTGTCCGGGCTGGCCGGCCCCCTGTCCGGGCTGGTCGCGCCCCTGGTCGGCCAGCTCGCGCTGCTCGGTGTCGTCGACCTGGCGGTCGGGCTCGATGGTCGTGGCTGGTGGGTGGGCGTGGACGGCGCGCTGGGGGTGACCATCCTGGTCGCGCGGGCCCAGGCGACCGCATCGATGCCCCGGCTCGGGCCCGCCGACCGGGTGACCCTCACCCGGGCAGGGCTGGCCATGGCGGTCGCCGCCCTGGCCGCCGGCTCGAAGAGCGCTGAGCTGCGCCCGTCCGCTCGCGCGCTGCTGGTCTCCGTGTGCGCGGTCGCGCTGGTCCTCGACGGCGTGGATGGCGCCGTGGCGCGCCGCACCGGCACCGCGACGCCGCTGGGTGCCCGGTTCGACCTCGAGGTCGACGCCTTCCTGATCCTCGTCCTCAGCACCCTCGTCGCGCGCACGAGCGGCTCGTGGGTGCTGCTGATCGGTACCGCGAGGTATCTGTTCGTCGTGGCGGGGTGGGGGCTGCCCTGGATGCGCCGCACCCTTGCGCCGCGGTTCTGGCGGAAGGTCGTCGCAGCCACCCAGGGGGTCGTCCTGACCGCGGCGACGGCCCAGGTCGGGCCCCCCTGGCTCACGACGCTCGCGCTCCTGGCAGCGCTCGGACTGCTGGCCGAGTCGTTCGGGCGCGACACGTGGTGGCTCTGGGTGCGGCGCGACCCCGAACCCCACCCTGCAGCCCGGCAGGTCGGCCAGCCCGA
- a CDS encoding 6-pyruvoyl tetrahydropterin synthase family protein: MVDATFRRPTLDPDGVVVDLGRAAAELAAVLGDLTYRNLDEEPSLAGLNTTTEVLAQVVADRLAASIRSGSWGEGARGVTGILVTLHESHVAWASYELSW, translated from the coding sequence GTGGTCGACGCGACCTTCCGCCGCCCCACTCTCGACCCGGACGGCGTCGTGGTCGACCTCGGTCGCGCGGCTGCCGAGCTGGCGGCGGTGCTGGGCGACCTGACCTATCGGAACCTCGACGAGGAGCCGAGCCTGGCCGGGCTCAACACCACCACCGAAGTCCTGGCCCAGGTGGTCGCCGACCGTCTTGCGGCGAGCATCCGGTCAGGGTCGTGGGGCGAGGGCGCCCGTGGCGTGACCGGCATCCTGGTGACCCTGCACGAGTCCCACGTCGCCTGGGCCAGTTACGAGCTGAGCTGGTGA